In Mastomys coucha isolate ucsf_1 unplaced genomic scaffold, UCSF_Mcou_1 pScaffold5, whole genome shotgun sequence, one genomic interval encodes:
- the Serpinf2 gene encoding alpha-2-antiplasmin, giving the protein MALLRGLLVLSLSCLQGPCSMFSPVSAMDLPGQQPVSELAQQKLPPPALFKLDNQDLDDRATLKRSPGDCKSTPTAEETRKLARAMMAFTTDLFSLVAQTSTSSNIVLSPLSVALALSHLALGAQNQTLQSLQQVLHVNTGSCLPHLLSHFYQNLGPGTIRLAARIYLQKGFPIKDNFLEQSERLFGAKPVKLTGRQEEDLVNINQWVKEATEGKIEDFLSELPDNTVLLLLNAIHFHGFWRTKFDPSLTQKDFFHLDERFTVPVDMMHALSYPLQWFLLEQPEIQVAHFPFKNNMSFVVVMPTYFEWNVSEILANLTWDTLYHPLLQERPTKVRLPKLHLQQQLDLVATLSQLGLQELFQGPDLRGISDQSLVVSSVQHQSTMELSEAGVEAAAATSTIMNRMSLSSFIVNRPFLFFIMEDTLGMPLFVGSVRNPNPSAQPQLQEQQDSPDNRPLGQNDKPDFPGDKTFGPDLKLAPRLEEDYPQFSSPK; this is encoded by the exons ATGGCACTGCTCCGGGGGCTCCTGGTACTCAGCTTGTCCTGTCTGCAAGGTCCCTGTTCCATG TTCTCTCCTGTGAGTGCCATGGATCTCCCGGGCCAGCAG CCAGTGAGTGAGCTGGCCCAGCAGAAGCTGCCCCCACCTGCCCTCTTCAAACTGGACAACCAG GACCTTGATGACCGTGCTACCCTCAAGAGGTCCCCAGGAGACTGCAAGAGTACCCCAACTGCAGAGGAGACTCGCAAGCTGGCTCGGGCCATGATGGCATTTACTACTGATCTGTTCTCCTTGGTGGCCCAAACATCCACCAGCTCCAACATTGTCCTGTCACCCCTTAGTGTGGCCCTAGCACTCTCTCACCTGGCACTAG GTGCTCAGAACCAAACACTACAGAGCTTGCAACAAGTGTTGCACGTGAACACAGGATCCTGCCTCCCGCATCTACTGAGTCATTTCTACCAGAACCTAGGCCCTGGGACAATCCGACTGGCTGCCAGAATATACCTGCAGAAAG GATTTCCCATCAAAGACAATTTCCTGGAGCAATCAGAAAGGCTTTTTGGCGCGAAGCCCGTGAAACTGACTGGAAGGCAGGAGGAAGACCTGGTGAACATCAACCAATGGGTGAAGGAGGCCACAGAGGGGAAGATTGAGGATTTCCTCTCTGAGCTGCCGGATAACACCGTGCTGCTTCTCCTCAATGCCATCCACTTTCATG GTTTCTGGAGGACCAAGTTTGACCCGAGCCTCACCCAGAAAGACTTCTTCCACCTGGATGAGCGGTTCACGGTGCCGGTGGACATGATGCACGCACTGTCGTATCCTCTTCAATGGTTCCTGCTGGAGCAACCTGAGATACAG GTGGCTCATTTCCCCTTTAAGAACAACATGAGCTTTGTGGTCGTGATGCCCACTTATTTTGAGTGGAACGTGTCTGAGATACTAGCCAACCTGACCTGGGACACCCTGTACCACCCCTTGCTGCAGGAGAGGCCCACCAAGGTGCGGCTGCCTAAACTCCATCTACAACAGCAGCTGGACTTGGTGGCCACCCTCAGCCAGTTGG GCCTGCAGGAATTGTTCCAGGGCCCAGACCTGCGTGGGATCTCTGACCAGAGTCTGGTGGTGTCTAGCGTGCAACATCAGTCTACCATGGAGCTCAGTGAGGCTGGGGTGGAGGCAGCCGCAGCTACCAGCACCATCATGAATCGAATGTCCCTCTCCTCTTTCATTGTGAACCGACCCTTCCTCTTTTTCATCATGGAGGACACCTTAGGCATGCCCCTCTTTGTGGGCAGTGTGAGGAACCCTAACCCCAGTGCACAgccccagctccaggaacagcAAGATTCCCCTGACAACAGGCCCTTAGGCCAGAATGACAAACCTGACTTCCCTGGAGATAAGACCTTTGGTCCTGACTTGAAACTTGCACCCCGCCTGGAGGAAGATTATCCCCAGTTTAGCTCCCCCAAGTGA